The nucleotide sequence ccacttacaaggggaggaacccaactgtctcccgcggatcgggacgaaacttggcatgtaagtagggtccatatagaaagttaaccagccactggcttttcactgtgcggccattagaagtagtcattgtgaccattcatagtcatgaatttcttatatatgaaagattcttttaacatttgttgctatttttctttgacctgaaaatgcgttttaatgatgttaaagcttggtttgtgagttactgatgaacgtcagaaccctttcatgcgatacaccttcatggtagtgtcataggtcatccgagtaaacattatactttttcaaggaaaataatatttttaatatcagcgaatttttctttcagattgtttaaaaatagcgaatgggagaaatttcttattcttctgttccttcttttcctctttaaattttactgctgccggatttcttttactttctttttcttttcgtcttcatttttttattacaaaaatgtttgttttttattcatatgtctgccattttttattcgattttgagtaagtagtcgttaggaaggtcccaatgagctctataacatacccaaaaatcataaaaatcggaaaattacaactgttaaaatttcaaggtcaaaactttCAAAGCGATTTTAGCGCTACTAGAGGAGGTTTGACGATGTTTAAATACTCTACAAAATTATTGAGCGGATCGAGacgtttcattttcatataatgctcaacgtacaataacttttgtttagtaaacatgtttttgacatttcaatgagtttgagtgagatctagatctagtcatctcgctcattcacatggcaaattttgaaaacatgtttacaaacaaaagttagtgtgcgctggtcataaataTTAATGTTTATGTTTGGTCAAGCAGTTTTGCAGTTATAGACAGAAAACCAAACTGGAAGATCATATCTTCTGTCCTAAATCACCTAAAGTAGCATATcgtgaaattcttttctttctaataaagtagtatcccgttaattaaataaaaatataactgcaataatcttgcgtaatttccattaatattcaaggaagtctaatatctatatatttgcattgttcgaataaataaaagatagagTAGGAGAATACAATAgttcatattcaattttttgcaaGATTGGAAGATCTTTCGCAGATCCCTAATGATATCATAGGGTCAGGTCAGGATGACAAATTTCTTGCTCTTCCATTTTGCCGAAGACCACTATCTTCTATCTCCAAGGGAAATGCAGTTTTCCAACAATTTCCAAACTCGATATCTCGCATGAAGGAATTTGTAACGCAAAATAGGTATCAAAAttgtcttatattttttttaaataaattgtgttcttcctgaaattgtgcaaaaattttaaattacatgttgatgataatgattacttatgataaaaaaaaatccaatatttttatattgtatagaaaatgtgtatttttgaaaatttcagactaactattattgtttttttttttaaatattttccaaacatttcaaagtagaattttaaaaagtaaattaaaactcATGTAGACAAAACTAACcacataattttaatgtaattcgtTGTTAATGTAGTCAAACGTTAATTCAGCCGAAGAAGtattttttaccttgaaaatttgatagttgtaattttccgatttttatgatttttgggtaTGTTATAGAGCTCATTGGGACCTTTCTAATgactacttactcatcaaaatcgaataaaaaatggcagacatatgaacaaaaaacaaatatttttgtaatagaaaaaaaaattgaagacgaaaaagtatgcaatgtggatcttaccagaaagaaaaagaaatccggcagcagtaaaatttaaagaggaaaagaaggaacagaagaataagaaatttctcctattcgctatttttaaacaatctgaaagaaaaattcgctgatattaaaaatattattttccttgaaaaagtataatttttactcggatgacctatgacattaccatgaaggtgtatcgcatgaaagggttctgacgttcatcagtaactcacaaaccaagctttaacatcattaaaacgcattttcaggtcaaagaaaaatagcaacaaatgttaaaagaatctttcatatataagaaattcatgactatgaatggtcacaatgactacttctaatggccgcacagtaaaaagccagtggctggttaactttctatatggaccctacttacatgccaagtttcgtcccgatccgcgggagacagttgggttcctccccttgttAGTGAATACTAACTTTtttagtattatcattattttacaatttttttaaaaatatttttgatatttttttcatgttatgtttctgaataaaacagtgaataattccaTGGATTtataagaagtaaaaaagaaattgtgaaaaagtaaaaaagaaaaaagaaaagtgggAAAAATAGGCATTTGCCTAATTATAATAGAAGAAGAaggaaaaagaaattcatcagtcgaaaaacaagcgtttaagtagcgctctacggaaaacgatccggttaccccaccttactatataggTTCCCCGGgtaccctgaaaaatgtataggttgaCCGAGTttcccgtgagttccctgagaTCCCCGGGCTCCCCGTGAGTTCCCCAGGTTCGCCGAGGGTTCCCTGGTCGGATTGGCTCGAGTTCACTGAACATccttaaaaaaacaatttttttcaaaggcaAGGTAAATTAAACTATCATAATTTCCAGACAAAATCAAGCAGAAGAATTGTGTGAAATAGCCCGATCTTCCCCTGAGTAGTCCAACTGAAACTTGGTATAATGGACACATATTGcagttaaatatattttgagcAGATACATAAATTTCTAAAGAAATCACACAAAATTGATCCAGAACGACttgttgtttaataaatgaaacaGTTATAATACCACGCTTCAAGAGTTGTTAATAATGGAATAAGAACATTTCCAATATAAGAATGTGAGATAAACAACCACCAAGAATATGAGCACATGCTATGTATAGAGTTCACAGCACAGAAGACAATATATGCTATATAAAGGAGATATTATCTGGTGTTATATGTTCCAATGtatttattaacaaataaatTGTTCTCTTCTTGATACTACAAATATCCCAAGAGTTCATCTATTAAAATGTGTGTGTGGAGCTTTTTGTGGTTAAATCAAGAACAGGCAATTAAAGTGCAGACTCTTGTATTTACGATCAGTTGATGGTGGAAGAGTTATTAGTTATGACTTGTGACTTTTTGGTGGGGTCTctgtgaataataaatttttggtgATATAGTTCTTCCAACATTTATTGGATGATGATGACCAAGGGAAAGACAATAGTGAAGAAATGTCAATTATGGGTTATTCTCTATTTGATCGTTGGACTGGTAAATTGTGTTGAGTGCCAAAATGATACCAATAGAAAGTTAATCAGAAGAAAGCGCTATTTAACCTTTCCTGAAGGGAGTTCCCTGCAAGTTATCTATGATCAAACTATCCCTACAGTTGCCCTACCCTTAGTTTTTACAGTTGGTGTAACAGTTGCTATTGCCTATGAATTGCCATCGAAACCCTTTAGTGAATTGGCTGAGGATTTCCGGAATAAATTTAAAGTGCTTAAGAATGATAATACATCCAAATCTGATAATATCAAACATATAACATATACGTCGAATATCGATTGGAAAAAGCTCTACAAAAGTGAAAATAAACACAATCTATATTATCTGGATAAGCCACAACTTCCCTCAAGTGTTCAGTATGAGATTAGGCGAAAGGATCCACCACAGATATACTACGAGAACAATAGACCCAATCCTTGGATAACTAGCGATAAGTTTAACTACTATTTCAGTGGAAATCGCAATAATTATGGCAATGAAgataagaaatttaattatatcaaAATGTTAGCTAATCAGTATGCTGCTGCATCGATCCCCAAGAACACAAAGAAGGAGAATATTAATAGGTGATGAATTAAAATTACTTAATCACTTAGACAGTCTTGAGAATAAAGTTTTATACAACAGGAGCTTTAGCAGAAAGTTACCTCATCGAAAGCACTTAATTCAACCTGTTTTTGGGAAAAGAAGTATCAAGgatgacgatgatgatgatgatgaagctGAACTCCACAAAATCTACCACATTTCGACAAGGCAACAACTCTATGGTAGCATAGAGAGATATCTGGAAGAGTATGACcccttatttttcaattttaaaaatacgttaaaacaattttaaaaatatgtttttaaatttcagCAAAGGAATATCCGGAAGGGGATGTGTTCTAAAATCCCTCTGTGAGTCTCGAAATAACAAAGATTTGCCAAACACTTTCATTGGAGCCATTCTTAAAAGCATTTTTCGGTACATTTTAACAAGATAATTCactcaaaattcttaaataaaacaacaacatttaattttttatttgtactACAGGCTTCCCAAACTCGATCTTGTTGGAGAAAATGATATAAGAGATTACATGAAAGCTCATCATGAAGTGAATGACTGTACTGAGACGTATTCCATCTGCAAAAGCAGTTTCTGGGCATCTGAATTTGTTAAATAAACAACCAAGAATATGACacgataaatattattattaaaataaatagtgaATAATCCATGAGACCACATGATCCATTTATAGAATTCACATTAAGCTAAATGTTTGCCATTAATCCTATTAGCAATATATATTTACAATAACACGTAGGGCTTTATGGCTCAGTACACAATATTTACATtagatattattttcaatttactaTTCAGAATATTTAAATTCTCAGCAGTACATAAAATTTATGGTATATCAttcgaaattgtgcatccaACGAgatctacaaaataaaattatccgCACCATGaacataatttttctcttaattttcctGAATTTAATCCTCCTACCCCTATCAAGTCTCTCAGTAAATTCCCATACAGCCTCATCGAAGTATCCTTCAGGACTTGATAGACTTTTAGCACGAAAAAAGAGATTTCTACTATTCCCTCCCAAAGCTGGTGTAGCGGTAAGgcattctaaatttaaaaaacccAAAGTGAAAAGTGTCACCCACCAATCTACATCCATTCTAGTGCATTTTCTCAATGGTTAAAGCAATTATTTTCTCCGAACCAACTGGCTACAATACGATATCTGAAATGGAATTTGTCTATCCACTGCCCGATGCAGGATTCTACATGAAGAAGCAGAAGAAATTTTGGaccaaaaatagaaaaaccacCAAAAAACCTGCTGTGATGCAGAAGGAAGTGATTAGTTGGACAAATCCTTCGAAATTTGCATGGAATACATGGAGTCCTGTAAATAAGTTTACTAGAAGTACCGCAGCACAGAATAATTCCATTGGCGGTTTTGAATATCAATTTGAAAATGATATCACTAAAGTTTCTGATCTAATGAATCCTTACCAAGATGAATATGATGAATTCAGGCAGCGGAGATCTTATCGTGAGAGAAGAGATTTCTATCgcagtattgaaaatatgatgtaagtaataatatttgtttttataaGGGAGAGTGTATCAGTTACTGATGAAtaaggggaaagtacccatgcttcgtacgatttcaagcttcgtaatgactaattttttcctatgtttctcaataaatgtgactctgtaatatatttaaaaaactacTTTCCTCTAGTTTTCAAAACATGGATACgatgagtcacaattattgagaaacataggaaaaaaattaataattatgaagctcgggatcgtacgaagcatgaacACTTTCTCCTGGTAACTAATTCAAAGATAGGCGGATATTCAAAAGTGGTTTAGGATATTACGTAGTACGAATAAAACCCACAACATCAAAGCACCACATTTGGCCATTCTATTCACCATTTATGGCCATAtctaaaaattcgaaaaaatgaGGATTTTGACTTAGCCATGAAGAACAATTGGGATTTAGGATTATTCTTCGTAACGTAATTAAGCCTAAGCTTTTTGGTGAGCTTAAATTTTGTTGGAGAtagtttaacccattcagtcaatgtaccagaaatacttgagatagaatattcataatttgggattagtttcctacagattaatagatgaattttatgaaaagaaaaaaattttacctattatgggggcgcggagAGCCGGcatcaaacacgcgtcttaacagtcactgaatttaaattctgtacattaattcattacaaactctattgatttagatagagtaactatccaagaaaacacattggcaaccagaattcaaatcaggaaagaagaACAAggctaattttaacaaattcgacgggatgtcgtattttccgtccgccattttgagcaaaaattttgcatgactttccgagAAGTGAGAAACGGACaaaaaaatgtattcccatctctgtcgggctattttttccaagtaattgaaggactaaagtaactaaaaatccattcccgacagaaattcgaatatcaattgccctggaataaatcatctaaaattactcaatttgcgtatgatgtataataccatggtaaggaatgggttaagcttCTCTTTATGTTACAATAATACATTTATCTAATATATTTAGAAATAACCTGAACTATGAAAAaatgatcattaaaaaaaacgaagaatacaaaatgaataatatttttaccattttgTGACGTTCATCCTTATAATTATCGAAGCATTTAGAGTATTAATCATTTGCAagtaactttaaaattaaaaatagaaatcaaAAGTTAACTAATGAGTCATAACCAGCAACAATAAGTTCACACTTTCCGTTTGATATACACTGAGAGAGATCCGAataagttaaattaacattccagaaatgttaattttaccctgcagtattgatccgaaatcggtgtaaataataccctttttaggtgtattaggggttaaagttatcctttttacatgttaattttaccctttttacccttaaaaaggtgtaaaattaacattaaaaaatgttgatatatttttacacctaaaaagtgttaatgttatgaggaaaaaatgttaatcgcaccctcttttttttctcagtgtagggtaaCGACGTAAGGAATTCAGCGTAAAGGCATTAATCATCATCCAAGGCATTACATAAGGCTTTAACGCAAGGGGTATTTTCTACggaagcttcttaaaagtaaggtgtgAAAGATAGACCTATAGATAGATAGAAAGATGACCTTATCAGAAGAGTTGTCAAGGATTCTAAAACCTTCCCAGCGAATCCAAATTTCACTAAATCGGTTGATAAAAtatattctttctttttaatatttggcTTTAATCTCGTTTTTTTTGGAATGATTCAagggcatttaataaattagcaaaatgTCTACATATATGAATACGAAAAATATAGTATCCCAAAGACAAGGATTTGGAGGGAAGGGGAagtttagaaaagaaaattaaggtCTTACATTCTTTACGTTAACGTATAGATATCCTTTGAAGGTATCAAGTCGCTTTCTCTAATGTCAAGCCTCTAGATGACATGAAGACAGTACGAAAACTagtaataagcccagataagtaCGAATACTGTATCTGACGTAGTTGTATatgtcagaaaaaaaacaaacgagcagtaaaaaattcaaaatgatcagtaaaaaattaaaaatgatcagtaaaatatctaattatggtcagtataaaacttaatagcctctacacattgggaacaattttcgtcaaaaattgcatttttgacagaattttgacgtttctgcttacagcgctgcaggcaatttccttcaaaaaagcaatttttgacaagaattgttcccaatgtgtagacaccttaaatctttacaaaaaggGGCTaatttatatagggtaagtgtgccaaatttcggcatagttgcatataagcaccgaagtcctaagtttgaaatgtaatatttttaattcatattgatattttttgttacttccttttcgggaaggttgtgtggaaccttgaaaactaatttatcatctttgttttctttaaatcacttcctaaaatattgaaaaattaataataatatggacattgctttgggtagtattccggccactttgagtgaaataccggccaccttttctctgaccaccttttgtgacgcaacggatagaaaattttaaaacgtcaaacagaacgagtttaatatttagtttaatacgtttacatgacccacaagccctgagatcttccgtgtaatttgtcatgaaaacctgaagagtagcatctcaaatttatgcgcagattcccgtagcaatttgccattcctgaactcttccaatgcctttccacatcatctttttcatagaagcgatggtttttttttctctggatatTGTAGACctcagaaattgaagaaaaaaaacataaaatgaataagaaatttaggaaaacaaaagattttgccggaataggcaacactatctcaccggagagacgctcataaaatatatagttttttacgcgaaatacacgatccagctgggaaattttatccgaaatttaaagattgattcactattaacagaaacagaaacaatctttaatgaaaactaatcaattttcatgaaaaacatcgaaggaaaaccttttgcacttcacttCAAATCGTAATACTGCtggaaacacaatcgatctgtcacattttttgtaagactctttccacactgagaacgcaatttaaattcaaattatacctaaaatttaacggtctatgtgttaatacatcctaaaatgaataaatatttaaaagcaaaatgaatttattgccTATTCGAAGATTagaaacataattttaattaatttatttgcatggccgaaattacactcaaagtg is from Phlebotomus papatasi isolate M1 chromosome 1, Ppap_2.1, whole genome shotgun sequence and encodes:
- the LOC129810178 gene encoding uncharacterized protein LOC129810178; the encoded protein is MMMTKGKTIVKKCQLWVILYLIVGLVNCVECQNDTNRKLIRRKRYLTFPEGSSLQVIYDQTIPTVALPLVFTVGVTVAIAYELPSKPFSELAEDFRNKFKVLKNDNTSKSDNIKHITYTSNIDWKKLYKSENKHNLYYLDKPQLPSSVQYEIRRKDPPQIYYENNRPNPWITSDKFNYYFSGNRNNYGNEDKKFNYIKMLANQYAAASIPKNTKKENINRSFSRKLPHRKHLIQPVFGKRSIKDDDDDDDEAELHKIYHISTRQQLYGSIERYLEDKGISGRGCVLKSLCESRNNKDLPNTFIGAILKSIFRLPKLDLVGENDIRDYMKAHHEVNDCTETYSICKSSFWASEFVK